Proteins from one Gossypium raimondii isolate GPD5lz chromosome 8, ASM2569854v1, whole genome shotgun sequence genomic window:
- the LOC105792428 gene encoding probable N-acetyltransferase HLS1, which translates to MGYGELIIRSYDPQYDRTRVEDFERKCEVGPAKRVFLFTDTLGDPICRIRNSPIYKMLVAELGNQLVGVIQGSIKLVTVHKPPNDLAKVGYILGLRVSSLYRRRGIGSSLVIKLEEWFIANDVDYAYMATEKDNKASVKLFVDRLSYVKFQTPTILVNPVSHRMSRISSNVELAKLKVEEAEAIYRKFMSSTEFFPIDIGNILRNKLSLGTWAAYPRGESWSGVPSSWAMLSVWNSGELFKLRLGNAPLSCLMYTKSSRLIEKLVPCVKLPCIPDFFRPFGFYFIYGVYREGPLSGKLVRTLCRFVHNMASKSKDCKVIVTEVGGSDTSRLHIPHWKSLSCPEDLWCIKALKNEKKNSLHELTKTPPTRALFVDPREV; encoded by the exons ATGGGATATGGAGAGCTTATTATACGAAGCTACGACCCCCAATATGATAGAACTCGAGTTGAAGATTTCGAGAGAAAATGTGAGGTAGGCCCAGCTAAGAGAGTGTTTCTCTTCACTGACACTTTGGGTGATCCCATTTGTAGGATCCGAAACAGTCCCATTTACAAAATGCTG GTAGCCGAGCTGGGCAACCAGTTGGTTGGTGTCATCCAGGGCTCTATAAAGCTTGTAACAGTTCATAAACCTCCTAATGATCTAGCCAAGGTGGGCTATATCTTGGGTTTAAGGGTTTCATCCCTTTATCGTAGACGAGGGATTGGTTCGAGCCTGGTTATCAAATTGGAAGAATGGTTCATTGCAAATGACGTTGATTACGCATACATGGCGacagagaaagataacaaggccTCGGTCAAGCTGTTCGTAGACAGGCTCAGTTATGTCAAGTTCCAGACACCAACCATTCTCGTAAACCCTGTCAGCCATCGGATGTCCCGGATATCATCCAATGTTGAATTAGCAAAGCTCAAGGTTGAAGAAGCTGAAGCTATATACCGTAAATTCATGTCGTCGACGGAATTCTTCCCGATTGATATAGGCAACATACTGAGGAACAAGCTAAGCTTGGGAACCTGGGCTGCATATCCTAGAGGTGAATCATGGAGTGGAGTTCCTAGTAGTTGGGCAATGCTTAGTGTATGGAACAGTGGGGAGCTTTTCAAGTTGAGGTTAGGGAATGCACCCTTATCTTGTTTGATGTACACCAAGAGCTCACGGTTGATCGAAAAGCTTGTACCTTGCGTTAAGCTGCCATGCATTCCCGATTTTTTTCGTCCATTCGGGTTCTACTTCATATATGGAGTGTACCGTGAAGGTCCATTGTCAGGCAAGCTGGTGCGGACCCTGTGCCGATTCGTGCATAACATGGCTTCAAAGTCCAAGGATTGTAAGGTTATCGTTACAGAAGTAGGAGGTAGCGACACGTCGAGACTTCACATCCCGCACTGGAAGTCACTGTCATGTCCAGAAGATTTGTGGTGCATAAAAgccttaaaaaatgaaaagaagaataGCCTCCATGAATTGACAAAAACCCCACCAACAAGAGCTCTTTTTGTTGATCCAAGAGAGGTctga